One stretch of Planococcus sp. PAMC 21323 DNA includes these proteins:
- a CDS encoding ABC transporter ATP-binding protein has product MTVLRTFDLTKKFGDFSALDKVNIEVGEGEVYGFIGPNGAGKSTTLRVLLGILKATEGRAEIFGKDSWKDAVEIHKRVAYVPGEVSLWPNLTGGEVIDLLVKLRGGNDYNRREELIQKFDLDPSKKCRTYSKGNRQKVALIAALSSDVDLYILDEPTSGLDPLMERTFQEYIIEEKKQGKSILLSSHILSEVEKLCDKVAIIREGKIIETGTLKDLRHLTGTILLVETKEPILDLAGVRGVSGIQPRENAVSFQVDSGEVAGVISYISQFGIVRIESSPPTLEQLFMRHYEVTDKTMGTGAGGEA; this is encoded by the coding sequence ATGACAGTTTTAAGAACCTTTGATTTGACGAAAAAGTTTGGTGATTTTTCGGCATTAGATAAAGTGAATATTGAAGTAGGCGAAGGTGAAGTATATGGCTTTATTGGACCCAATGGTGCAGGGAAATCGACAACATTGCGCGTTCTTCTTGGTATTTTAAAAGCGACAGAAGGACGAGCTGAAATTTTTGGTAAAGATTCATGGAAAGACGCGGTGGAAATTCATAAGCGTGTTGCTTATGTGCCAGGAGAAGTAAGTCTATGGCCAAACTTAACAGGCGGAGAAGTTATTGATTTATTGGTTAAGTTGCGCGGCGGCAACGATTACAATCGCCGAGAAGAGTTGATCCAAAAGTTTGATTTGGATCCAAGCAAAAAATGTCGAACGTATTCCAAAGGGAATCGTCAAAAAGTAGCATTGATTGCGGCGCTGTCATCAGATGTCGATTTATATATATTAGATGAACCCACTTCTGGTCTCGATCCGTTAATGGAACGAACCTTTCAAGAATATATTATTGAAGAAAAAAAACAGGGAAAAAGCATTTTATTGTCCAGCCATATTTTATCTGAAGTCGAAAAGCTTTGCGACAAGGTAGCAATTATTCGTGAAGGGAAAATTATTGAAACAGGGACATTAAAAGATCTGCGCCATTTGACTGGCACGATTTTATTGGTGGAAACAAAAGAGCCGATTTTGGATTTGGCAGGAGTAAGAGGTGTGAGTGGGATTCAACCAAGAGAAAATGCAGTGTCTTTTCAAGTGGATAGCGGGGAAGTGGCTGGTGTCATTAGTTATATTAGCCAGTTTGGAATTGTCCGCATTGAAAGCTCGCCGCCGACATTAGAACAATTGTTTATGCGTCATTACGAAGTTACGGATAAAACGATGGGAACAGGAGCAGGGGGCGAAGCTTAA